The following coding sequences are from one bacterium SCSIO 12741 window:
- a CDS encoding SDR family oxidoreductase has translation MRKTVLITGSSTGIGRATALKFQQEGWNVIATMRSPEKEEELNQLDHVLVTRLDVLDLDSINQAIETGIEAFGGIDVLVNNAGYGAYGPLESFPRENIVRQFNTNVIGLLDVTRAILPHMRSRQAGTIINISSIGGKMTFPLGSLYHGTKFAVEGISEALNYETSQFGVKIKIVEPGAIATDFGGRSFDFQNDESLAEYQSTVQTLYAAFENLGGNASPASLVGDVIYTAASDGTTQIRYTAGPDAEEFMKNRKEYDDATFIGGIFNQFGLK, from the coding sequence ATGCGAAAAACAGTTTTAATCACCGGATCAAGCACAGGAATTGGACGCGCCACCGCACTGAAGTTTCAGCAAGAAGGCTGGAACGTTATTGCCACCATGCGATCTCCTGAAAAGGAAGAAGAATTGAATCAGTTGGACCATGTGTTGGTTACCCGACTGGATGTATTGGATTTGGATTCGATCAACCAAGCCATTGAAACCGGAATCGAGGCTTTTGGCGGAATTGATGTGTTGGTAAACAATGCCGGATATGGCGCCTACGGGCCATTGGAATCTTTTCCCCGAGAAAACATCGTTCGCCAGTTCAACACCAATGTGATAGGTCTATTGGACGTAACCCGTGCCATCCTCCCCCACATGAGATCCAGACAAGCAGGAACGATTATCAACATTTCATCCATTGGCGGAAAAATGACCTTCCCATTGGGATCTTTGTACCACGGAACCAAGTTTGCCGTCGAGGGAATTTCAGAAGCCTTGAATTACGAGACATCTCAGTTTGGAGTAAAAATCAAAATTGTAGAACCAGGTGCTATTGCAACTGACTTTGGCGGTCGCTCTTTCGATTTCCAAAACGACGAGAGTCTCGCTGAATATCAAAGTACCGTTCAAACTCTCTATGCCGCTTTCGAAAATCTTGGAGGCAATGCATCCCCTGCATCCTTGGTAGGAGATGTGATTTACACAGCGGCTTCCGATGGTACCACTCAGATTCGCTATACAGCCGGACCTGATGCGGAAGAATTCATGAAAAACCGAAAGGAATACGATGACGCCACCTTTATCGGTGGAATCTTTAACCAATTCGGTTTGAAATAA